In the Mycobacteriales bacterium genome, one interval contains:
- the cysQ gene encoding 3'(2'),5'-bisphosphate nucleotidase CysQ codes for MTPDALAARFADLCSRAGEVVMAVYATDFEVRAKGDTSPVTEADERAEAVLLAGLAELLPGVTVVAEEAVAAGGLPEVPSEFLLVDPLDGTREFTSRNGDFTVNVALVRDGSPVAGAVYAPARSRAFFGGTTAKQAPCEPGAALGEATAIRTRAYPADGLVAVASKSHLDADTAAFLDRLPLADRRSAGSSLKLCLVAAGEADVYPRFGPTMEWDIAAGHAVLSAAGGQVLTPAGDPFRYGKVESGLRNGPFVAWGRTPLL; via the coding sequence ATGACGCCCGACGCGCTCGCCGCCCGCTTCGCCGACCTGTGCTCGCGCGCCGGGGAGGTCGTCATGGCGGTCTACGCCACCGACTTCGAGGTCCGCGCCAAGGGCGACACCTCGCCGGTCACCGAGGCCGACGAGCGCGCCGAGGCCGTCCTGCTCGCCGGCCTCGCCGAGCTCCTCCCCGGGGTCACCGTCGTCGCCGAGGAGGCCGTTGCCGCCGGCGGCCTGCCCGAGGTGCCCAGCGAGTTCCTGCTCGTCGACCCGCTCGACGGCACCCGCGAGTTCACCTCCCGCAACGGCGACTTCACCGTCAACGTCGCCCTCGTCCGCGACGGCTCCCCCGTGGCCGGCGCGGTCTACGCCCCCGCCCGCTCCCGCGCGTTCTTCGGGGGTACGACGGCCAAGCAGGCCCCGTGCGAGCCCGGCGCGGCCCTGGGCGAGGCGACCGCGATCCGGACGCGGGCCTACCCCGCCGACGGCCTCGTCGCCGTCGCCAGCAAGAGCCACCTCGACGCCGACACCGCCGCCTTCCTCGACCGGCTCCCGCTGGCCGACCGGCGCAGCGCCGGCTCCTCGCTCAAGCTCTGCCTGGTGGCCGCCGGGGAGGCCGACGTCTACCCGCGCTTCGGCCCGACCATGGAGTGGGACATCGCCGCCGGCCACGCCGTCCTGTCGGCCGCCGGCGGGCAGGTCCTCACCCCGGCCGGCGACCCGTTCCGCTACGGCAAGGTCGAGTCCGGTCTGCGTAACGGCCCCTTCGTCGCCTGGGGCCGCACCCCCCTGCTCTGA
- a CDS encoding MerR family transcriptional regulator — protein sequence MRLPLLSRTREDGAVELTVDQLAAEVGMTVRNVRAYSARGLLPPPRLVGRTGFYGPDHVARLKLVREMLAEGYTLAAVERSLAGAAHAASPTVLALHKSLLTPFLPEQPEETTVAALAARVGVETGPGLLAELADMGVVELLDDERVRVLDPALVAAGLQVMRLGIDPAAVVHAQRKVIELVEEAAHIYVEMFQSTLWADFVSRGVPAEEWDRVTEAVERLQPLAAQALLASFRTAMADAAARAYEAEAAALPD from the coding sequence GTGAGGCTGCCGCTGCTCTCCCGCACCCGCGAGGATGGGGCGGTGGAGCTCACCGTCGACCAGCTGGCCGCCGAGGTGGGCATGACGGTCCGCAACGTGCGCGCCTACTCCGCGCGCGGCCTGCTGCCGCCACCACGTCTCGTCGGCCGCACCGGCTTCTACGGCCCCGACCACGTCGCCCGGCTCAAGCTGGTGCGCGAGATGCTCGCCGAGGGCTACACCCTGGCCGCCGTCGAGCGCTCCCTCGCCGGTGCCGCGCACGCCGCGTCCCCGACCGTCCTCGCGCTGCACAAGTCGCTGCTGACGCCCTTCCTGCCCGAGCAGCCGGAGGAGACGACGGTCGCAGCACTGGCCGCACGGGTCGGGGTCGAGACCGGCCCGGGCCTGCTCGCCGAGCTCGCCGACATGGGTGTGGTCGAGCTGCTCGACGACGAGCGGGTGCGGGTCCTCGACCCGGCGCTGGTCGCGGCCGGCCTGCAGGTGATGAGGCTCGGCATCGACCCGGCCGCCGTCGTCCACGCGCAGCGCAAGGTCATCGAGCTGGTCGAGGAGGCCGCGCACATCTACGTCGAGATGTTCCAGTCGACGTTGTGGGCCGACTTCGTCTCCCGCGGGGTGCCCGCCGAGGAGTGGGACCGCGTCACCGAGGCGGTCGAGCGCCTGCAGCCGCTCGCGGCCCAGGCGCTGCTGGCGTCCTTCCGGACCGCGATGGCCGACGCCGCGGCGCGGGCCTACGAGGCCGAGGCAGCCGCGCTCCCGGACTGA
- a CDS encoding pirin family protein yields MSDLEPDPADPAAGDVRPTDGPVLELLRGRDVRLGDDTVVRRLLPTRLRRTVGAWCFVDHYGPDDVTGRPGMQVPPHPHIGLQTVSWLLEGEIVHRDSLGSHARVGPGELSLMTAGHGISHSEESPPDRPATLHGVQLWVALPDEVRDGEASYAHHRDLPVVSHDGLTVTVVLGSHDGVTSPGTTHTPLTCLDVRGTGRLPLDATHEHAALALTGTATVEGTEVEVGSLLLLGRGRDSVDVDGHLLVLGGEPLDAPLLMWWNFVARTYEEVVQARADWQDGDRFGTVVGYDGPPLPAPALGPTRLLPRS; encoded by the coding sequence GTGAGCGACCTCGAGCCCGATCCCGCAGACCCGGCGGCGGGCGACGTGAGGCCCACCGACGGACCGGTCCTCGAGCTCCTGCGCGGCCGCGACGTGCGCCTCGGCGACGACACCGTCGTACGACGACTGCTGCCCACCCGCCTGCGCCGCACCGTCGGCGCGTGGTGCTTCGTGGACCACTACGGCCCCGACGACGTCACCGGCCGCCCGGGGATGCAGGTGCCGCCGCACCCGCACATCGGGCTGCAGACCGTGAGCTGGCTGCTCGAGGGCGAGATCGTGCACCGCGACAGCCTGGGCAGCCACGCCCGCGTCGGCCCCGGCGAGCTGTCGCTGATGACCGCCGGGCACGGCATCAGCCACTCCGAGGAGTCACCCCCTGATCGCCCGGCGACCCTGCACGGCGTGCAGCTGTGGGTCGCCCTGCCCGACGAGGTGCGTGACGGCGAGGCGTCCTACGCGCACCACCGCGACCTGCCGGTCGTCAGCCACGACGGCCTCACCGTCACCGTCGTCCTCGGCAGCCACGACGGGGTCACCAGCCCCGGCACCACCCACACGCCGCTGACCTGCCTCGACGTGCGCGGCACAGGTCGGCTCCCCCTCGACGCGACCCACGAGCACGCCGCCCTGGCTCTCACCGGCACCGCCACCGTCGAGGGCACCGAGGTCGAGGTCGGCTCCCTGCTCCTCCTGGGCCGTGGCCGCGACTCCGTCGACGTCGACGGGCACCTCCTGGTGCTCGGCGGCGAGCCGCTCGACGCGCCGCTGCTGATGTGGTGGAACTTCGTCGCGCGGACCTACGAAGAGGTCGTGCAGGCCCGCGCCGACTGGCAGGACGGCGACCGCTTCGGCACCGTCGTCGGCTACGACGGACCGCCGCTGCCCGCCCCGGCGCTCGGGCCGACGCGGCTGCTGCCGCGCAGCTGA
- a CDS encoding YbaK/EbsC family protein translates to MDPQPRWRHRDGRRPRGPHRRPPRGAALSEHRALEDLGGRGLAHRVLRHGPVRSLAEAAAARGVEPVDVVKTMLLRRGQGDHLLVLVPGDRVISWPKLRALLGVTRLSMPDASTARDVTGYERGTITPLGLALEVVADERVVGREITLGAGAHGVAVAVDADAVLASFAATVADVTDPEPTPEPEPQP, encoded by the coding sequence GTGGACCCACAGCCGCGGTGGCGTCACCGAGATGGACGTCGCCCTCGCGGCCCGCATCGACGCCCTCCACGCGGAGCTGCACTGAGCGAGCACCGGGCCCTCGAGGACCTCGGGGGCCGCGGCCTTGCCCACCGGGTCCTGCGGCACGGGCCCGTCCGCTCGCTCGCGGAGGCCGCAGCAGCCCGTGGGGTCGAGCCCGTCGACGTGGTCAAGACCATGCTCCTACGCCGGGGGCAGGGCGACCACCTGCTCGTCCTGGTGCCCGGTGACCGCGTCATCTCCTGGCCCAAGCTGCGGGCGCTGCTCGGCGTGACGCGGCTGTCGATGCCCGACGCGTCGACGGCCCGCGACGTCACCGGCTACGAGCGCGGCACCATCACACCGCTCGGCCTCGCCCTCGAGGTGGTCGCCGACGAACGGGTCGTCGGCCGCGAGATCACCCTCGGCGCAGGCGCCCACGGGGTCGCCGTGGCGGTCGACGCCGACGCGGTCCTGGCGAGCTTCGCGGCCACCGTCGCCGACGTCACCGACCCCGAACCGACCCCCGAGCCCGAGCCGCAGCCGTGA
- a CDS encoding 4a-hydroxytetrahydrobiopterin dehydratase — protein sequence MRDLLDGEGLAAALSLLPDWHGDTGHISRTIHLKPHDDEVLRTQIDLVAAEIDHHPVVEDTAEGTRFVLWTHSRGGVTEMDVALAARIDALHAELH from the coding sequence GTGCGCGATCTCCTCGACGGCGAGGGCCTGGCAGCCGCGCTCTCCCTGCTCCCGGACTGGCACGGCGACACCGGACACATCAGCCGCACGATCCACCTCAAGCCCCACGACGACGAGGTGCTGCGCACGCAGATCGACCTGGTCGCGGCCGAGATCGACCACCACCCCGTCGTCGAGGACACCGCCGAGGGGACCCGCTTCGTGCTGTGGACCCACAGCCGCGGTGGCGTCACCGAGATGGACGTCGCCCTCGCGGCCCGCATCGACGCCCTCCACGCGGAGCTGCACTGA
- a CDS encoding (deoxy)nucleoside triphosphate pyrophosphohydrolase: MRVSVVGGALLRDGRVLASRRTAPPRLAGMWEFPGGKVEAGETDEAALARELREELGLTVVVGERIGPDLLIGDTAVLRVYLCEAPSGEPALVDHDAHRWLSASELDDVAWIPVDAPVVAALREMITTEGRDGDHLATTRGAS, encoded by the coding sequence GTGAGGGTCTCGGTCGTGGGTGGCGCGCTGTTGCGCGACGGGCGGGTCCTGGCCTCGCGGCGGACCGCTCCGCCGAGGCTGGCCGGGATGTGGGAGTTCCCCGGCGGCAAGGTCGAGGCGGGCGAGACCGACGAGGCGGCGCTGGCCCGGGAGCTGCGCGAGGAGCTCGGGCTGACCGTGGTCGTGGGGGAGCGGATCGGCCCGGACCTGCTCATCGGGGACACCGCGGTGCTGCGCGTCTACCTCTGCGAGGCGCCGAGCGGTGAGCCCGCGCTCGTCGACCACGACGCGCACCGGTGGCTGTCGGCGAGCGAGCTCGACGACGTCGCGTGGATCCCGGTGGACGCCCCGGTGGTGGCTGCGCTGCGCGAGATGATCACCACGGAAGGGCGCGATGGTGATCATCTCGCTACAACCCGGGGCGCTTCTTGA
- a CDS encoding succinate dehydrogenase/fumarate reductase iron-sulfur subunit, producing the protein MTTAASKTSYDARLRVWRGDASGGGFREFTVQVNEGEVVLDIIHRLQATQAPDLAVRWNCKAGKCGSCSAEINGRPRLLCLTRMSTFDPAEVLTVTPMRAFPVIRDLVTDVSFNYEKAAQVPAFSPRARQADGSHRMQQIDVERSQEFRKCIECFLCQDTCHVVRDHEENKPAFAGPRFLMRIAELDMHPLDTVDRRKLAQDHFGLGMCNITKCCSEVCPEGIHITDNALIPLKERVVDRKYDPLTFLGRVIKKRPGL; encoded by the coding sequence ATGACCACCGCAGCTTCCAAGACCAGCTACGACGCTCGGCTGCGGGTCTGGCGCGGCGACGCCTCTGGGGGTGGCTTCCGCGAGTTCACCGTGCAGGTCAACGAGGGCGAGGTCGTCCTCGACATCATCCACCGACTGCAGGCCACCCAGGCCCCTGACCTCGCGGTGCGGTGGAACTGCAAGGCCGGCAAGTGCGGCTCGTGCAGCGCCGAGATCAACGGTCGGCCGCGGCTGCTGTGCCTCACCCGGATGTCGACCTTCGACCCGGCCGAGGTCCTCACCGTCACACCGATGCGGGCGTTCCCCGTGATCCGCGACCTGGTGACCGACGTGTCGTTCAACTACGAGAAGGCCGCCCAGGTCCCGGCCTTCTCCCCGCGGGCGCGGCAGGCCGACGGCAGCCACCGGATGCAGCAGATCGACGTGGAGCGCTCGCAGGAGTTCCGCAAGTGCATCGAGTGCTTCCTGTGCCAGGACACCTGCCACGTCGTGCGCGACCACGAGGAGAACAAGCCGGCCTTCGCGGGCCCGCGCTTCCTCATGCGGATCGCCGAGCTCGACATGCACCCGCTGGACACCGTCGACCGACGCAAGCTCGCCCAGGACCACTTCGGGCTCGGCATGTGCAACATCACCAAGTGCTGCAGCGAGGTCTGCCCCGAGGGCATCCACATCACCGACAACGCGCTCATCCCGCTCAAGGAGCGCGTCGTGGACCGCAAGTACGACCCGCTCACCTTCCTCGGCCGCGTCATCAAGAAGCGCCCCGGGTTGTAG
- a CDS encoding fumarate reductase/succinate dehydrogenase flavoprotein subunit — protein MSATTDRAVQRGTYDVVVVGAGGAGLRAAIAAHDAGARVAIVCKSLLGKAHTVMAEGGIASAMGNVYPEDNWQVHFRDTMRGGKMLNHWRMAQLHAQEAPDRVRELEDWGALFDRTPDGLISQRDFGGHRYARLAHVGDRTGLELIRTLQQRVVALGIDVLMEATVTRLFKDGDRISGVFGYHRVSGGFFCLSAPSVVLATGGIGKSYKVTSNSWEYTGDGHSLALEAGATLVNMEFVQFHPTGMVWPPSVRGILVTESVRGDGGVLKNSEGRRFMFDYIPEFFAKETADSEAEADRWYTDKKNNRRPPELLPRDEVARAINSEVKAGRGSPHGGVFLDIASRRTPEFIRKRLPSMYHQFKELAEVDITAEAMEVGPTCHYVMGGVEVDPDTEAALVPGLYAAGEVAGGMHGSNRLGGNSLSDLLVFGARAGAAAAAHATRGRPPEPTEDEVSAAATHALAPFARSGGESPYAVHAELQEAMNELVGIIRTAGEVEQALSRIDALKARAATVAAEGGRAYNPGWHLALDLTSMLRVSECIAKAALEREESRGGHTRDDFPGTSKEWGQVNLICSLDAAVGEVGAVAVHHQPLPEMPPELSAYFTDPTQIAAAGGTA, from the coding sequence ATGAGCGCGACCACGGACAGGGCGGTCCAGAGGGGCACGTACGACGTGGTCGTCGTCGGTGCCGGAGGTGCCGGTCTGCGCGCCGCGATCGCGGCGCACGACGCGGGCGCCCGGGTGGCGATCGTGTGCAAGTCGCTGCTCGGCAAGGCGCACACCGTCATGGCCGAGGGCGGCATCGCCTCGGCGATGGGCAACGTCTACCCCGAGGACAACTGGCAGGTGCACTTCCGCGACACCATGCGCGGCGGCAAGATGCTCAACCACTGGCGGATGGCGCAGCTGCACGCGCAGGAGGCACCCGACCGGGTCCGCGAGCTCGAGGACTGGGGCGCGCTGTTCGACCGCACCCCCGACGGCCTGATCAGCCAGCGCGACTTCGGCGGCCACCGCTACGCCCGGCTCGCCCACGTCGGCGACCGCACCGGCCTGGAGCTGATCCGCACCCTGCAGCAGCGCGTGGTCGCCCTCGGCATCGACGTGCTGATGGAGGCGACGGTCACCCGGCTGTTCAAGGACGGCGACCGCATCAGCGGCGTCTTCGGCTACCACCGGGTCAGCGGCGGCTTCTTCTGCCTCTCCGCGCCCTCGGTGGTGCTGGCGACCGGCGGGATCGGCAAGTCCTACAAGGTGACGTCCAACTCGTGGGAGTACACCGGCGACGGCCACTCGCTGGCCCTGGAGGCCGGCGCGACGCTGGTCAACATGGAGTTCGTGCAGTTCCACCCGACCGGCATGGTCTGGCCGCCGTCGGTGCGCGGCATCCTCGTGACCGAGTCGGTGCGCGGCGACGGCGGGGTGCTCAAGAACTCCGAGGGCCGGCGCTTCATGTTCGACTACATCCCGGAGTTCTTCGCCAAGGAGACCGCCGACAGCGAGGCCGAGGCCGACCGCTGGTACACCGACAAGAAGAACAACCGCCGCCCACCGGAGCTGCTCCCGCGCGACGAGGTCGCCCGGGCCATCAACTCCGAGGTGAAGGCCGGCCGCGGCTCGCCCCACGGGGGCGTCTTCCTCGACATCGCGTCGCGTCGTACTCCTGAGTTCATCCGCAAGCGGCTGCCCTCGATGTACCACCAGTTCAAGGAGCTGGCGGAGGTCGACATCACCGCGGAGGCGATGGAGGTCGGGCCGACCTGCCACTACGTCATGGGCGGTGTCGAGGTCGACCCCGACACCGAGGCCGCGCTGGTGCCCGGCCTCTACGCCGCTGGCGAGGTCGCGGGCGGCATGCACGGCTCCAACCGCCTCGGTGGCAACTCGCTGTCGGACCTGCTGGTCTTCGGTGCCCGCGCCGGTGCAGCCGCGGCGGCGCACGCCACCCGCGGGCGACCGCCCGAGCCCACCGAGGACGAGGTGTCCGCGGCGGCCACGCACGCGCTGGCTCCCTTCGCGCGAAGCGGCGGCGAGTCGCCCTACGCCGTGCACGCCGAGCTGCAGGAGGCCATGAACGAGCTGGTCGGCATCATCCGCACCGCCGGGGAGGTCGAGCAGGCGCTGTCTCGCATCGACGCCCTGAAGGCACGCGCGGCGACGGTCGCGGCCGAGGGCGGCCGGGCCTACAACCCCGGCTGGCACCTCGCCCTCGACCTGACGAGCATGCTGCGCGTCTCGGAGTGCATCGCGAAGGCGGCCCTGGAGCGCGAGGAGTCGCGCGGCGGCCACACCCGCGACGACTTCCCGGGCACGTCGAAGGAGTGGGGGCAGGTCAACCTCATCTGCTCCCTCGACGCCGCGGTGGGCGAGGTCGGCGCGGTCGCGGTGCACCACCAGCCGCTGCCCGAGATGCCCCCCGAGCTGTCCGCCTACTTCACCGACCCCACGCAGATCGCCGCCGCTGGAGGGACCGCATGA
- a CDS encoding dodecin family protein, whose amino-acid sequence MSDHVYRVTEVVGTSPDSVQQAIRNGIERVSRTVRNVEWFEATEIRGQVVDGEIAHFQVALKVGFRLE is encoded by the coding sequence GTGAGCGACCACGTCTACCGCGTCACCGAGGTCGTCGGGACCTCCCCCGACTCGGTGCAGCAGGCGATCCGCAACGGCATCGAGCGGGTCTCCCGCACGGTCCGCAACGTCGAGTGGTTCGAGGCGACCGAGATCCGCGGCCAGGTCGTCGACGGCGAGATCGCCCACTTCCAGGTGGCGCTGAAGGTCGGCTTCCGCCTCGAGTAG
- a CDS encoding alpha-hydroxy acid oxidase, which yields MLPLLRAHEDAARAVLPQAAHDYVATGAGDEASLSEATTAWGSLRLRPRVLRDVSTVSTATSVLGVQLPSPVGVAPTAAHAMLHPSGERGTTQGAGAHLVVVSTRSTTPLEDLAPIGPWWLQAYVMRDRSLTADLVQRAAALGASAIVLTGDTPLVPVRTRPGGLTADVTVGLAPHAEGAAEQDPATGLDAIGWLASVSGLPVLVKGVLRADDARDCIAAGAAGIVVSNHGGRQLDRAVATAVALPEVVAAVPDVPVLVDGGLRSGTDVLCALALGAAAVLVGRPVLWALSAGGADGVRDCLAAYDADLAVAMALAGCPTVTDIHRSLLT from the coding sequence GTGCTCCCCCTGCTCCGCGCTCACGAGGACGCGGCCCGCGCGGTGCTCCCGCAGGCTGCCCATGACTACGTCGCGACGGGGGCCGGCGACGAGGCCTCGCTCTCCGAGGCGACGACTGCCTGGGGGTCGCTGCGGCTGCGCCCGCGGGTCCTGCGTGACGTCTCGACGGTGTCCACGGCGACGTCGGTCCTGGGCGTGCAGCTGCCCTCCCCCGTGGGCGTCGCGCCGACCGCCGCGCACGCGATGCTGCACCCCTCGGGCGAGAGGGGTACGACGCAGGGCGCGGGCGCCCACCTCGTCGTCGTCTCGACCCGGTCGACGACCCCGCTCGAGGACCTCGCGCCCATCGGCCCGTGGTGGCTGCAGGCCTACGTCATGCGCGACCGGTCCCTCACCGCCGACCTGGTGCAGCGGGCGGCCGCGCTCGGCGCGTCGGCGATCGTGCTCACCGGCGACACCCCGCTGGTGCCGGTCCGCACCCGACCGGGCGGGCTCACCGCCGACGTCACCGTCGGCCTGGCACCGCACGCCGAGGGCGCGGCCGAGCAGGACCCTGCAACGGGCCTCGACGCCATCGGCTGGCTGGCGTCGGTGTCGGGCCTGCCGGTGCTCGTCAAGGGCGTGCTGCGCGCCGACGACGCCCGCGACTGCATCGCCGCCGGGGCCGCGGGCATCGTGGTCAGCAACCACGGCGGGCGGCAGCTCGACCGGGCGGTCGCGACGGCGGTGGCACTGCCCGAGGTGGTCGCCGCCGTCCCGGACGTGCCCGTGCTCGTGGACGGCGGCCTACGCTCGGGCACCGATGTGCTGTGCGCGCTCGCGCTCGGAGCCGCCGCGGTGCTCGTCGGCCGCCCGGTGCTGTGGGCACTCTCGGCCGGCGGCGCGGACGGGGTGCGGGACTGCCTTGCGGCGTACGACGCCGACCTCGCTGTCGCGATGGCGCTGGCCGGCTGCCCGACCGTCACCGACATCCACCGCTCGCTGCTCACCTGA
- the typA gene encoding translational GTPase TypA — protein MPTRDEIRNVAIIAHVDHGKTTLVDAMLLQSGAYTEHQQEEGAVQDRVMDSMDLEREKGITILAKNTAVRRKDLLINIIDTPGHADFGGEVERGLSMVDGVALLVDASEGPLPQTRFVLRKALQQNKPVILIINKVDRSDARIAEVVDETYELFLDLDATEEQIDFPIVYCQAKTGQASLNRPADGTSPDNADLQPLFDVIKSTIPAPVYDEAMPLQAHVTNLDSSPYLGRLALLRIHNGWLKKGQTVAWCKQDGTISNVKLTELLGTEALTRVPIDEAGPGDIVAIAGIPEITIGETLADPENPKPLPLITIDEPNISMTIGINTSPLAGKSGKKLTARQVKDRLEKELVGNVSIRVVPTERPDTWEVQGRGELQLAILVEVMRRELFELTVGKPQVVTRMVDGKIHEPMERLTIDTPSDYQGVLIQLMALRKGRLEQMVDHGTGWTRMEYIVPARGLIGFRTEFLTETRGTGLLHHIHERYEPWHGDIRTRPSGSLVADRSGPTTGFALANLQERGTMFVPPGTEVYEGMVVGENSRSDDMDVNATKEKKLTNMRQSSSDVLVPLIPHKELSLEQALEFCREDECVEVTPAKVRIRKVQLNANDRQKNRGQRAKAALSSE, from the coding sequence ATGCCCACCCGTGACGAGATCCGCAACGTCGCGATCATCGCCCACGTCGACCACGGCAAGACGACGCTCGTCGACGCGATGCTGCTGCAGTCCGGCGCCTACACCGAGCACCAGCAGGAGGAGGGCGCGGTCCAGGACCGCGTCATGGACTCGATGGACCTCGAGCGCGAGAAGGGCATCACGATCCTTGCGAAGAACACCGCGGTCCGTCGCAAGGACCTGCTGATCAACATCATCGACACCCCGGGCCACGCCGACTTCGGTGGTGAGGTCGAGCGTGGGCTGTCGATGGTCGACGGCGTGGCGCTGCTGGTGGACGCCTCCGAGGGCCCGCTGCCGCAGACCCGCTTCGTGCTGCGCAAGGCGCTGCAGCAGAACAAGCCGGTCATCCTCATCATCAACAAGGTGGACCGCTCCGACGCCCGCATCGCGGAGGTCGTCGACGAGACCTACGAGCTCTTCCTCGACCTCGACGCCACCGAGGAGCAGATCGACTTCCCGATCGTCTACTGCCAGGCCAAGACCGGCCAGGCGTCGCTGAACCGGCCCGCCGACGGCACCAGCCCCGACAACGCCGACCTCCAGCCGCTGTTCGACGTCATCAAGAGCACCATCCCGGCACCGGTCTACGACGAGGCGATGCCGCTGCAGGCGCACGTCACCAACCTGGACTCCTCGCCGTACCTCGGTCGCCTTGCCCTGCTCCGCATCCACAACGGCTGGCTCAAGAAGGGCCAGACGGTCGCGTGGTGCAAGCAGGACGGGACGATCTCCAACGTCAAGCTCACTGAGCTGCTCGGGACCGAGGCGCTCACCCGCGTGCCGATCGACGAGGCCGGCCCTGGCGACATCGTCGCGATCGCGGGCATCCCGGAGATCACCATCGGTGAGACCCTGGCCGACCCCGAGAACCCCAAGCCGCTGCCTCTCATCACCATCGACGAGCCCAACATCTCGATGACGATCGGCATCAACACCTCCCCGCTGGCCGGCAAGAGCGGCAAGAAGCTCACCGCCCGCCAGGTCAAGGACCGGCTGGAGAAGGAGCTCGTCGGCAACGTCTCGATCCGCGTCGTCCCGACCGAGCGCCCCGACACCTGGGAGGTCCAGGGTCGTGGTGAGCTGCAGCTGGCGATCCTCGTCGAGGTCATGCGGCGCGAGCTGTTCGAGCTGACCGTCGGCAAGCCCCAGGTCGTGACGCGGATGGTCGACGGCAAGATCCACGAGCCGATGGAGCGCCTCACCATCGACACGCCCAGCGACTACCAGGGCGTGCTGATCCAGCTCATGGCGCTGCGCAAGGGCCGCCTCGAGCAGATGGTCGACCACGGCACCGGCTGGACCCGGATGGAGTACATCGTCCCGGCTCGCGGCTTGATCGGCTTCCGCACCGAGTTCCTCACCGAGACCCGCGGCACCGGTCTGCTGCACCACATCCACGAGCGCTACGAGCCGTGGCACGGCGACATCCGCACCCGCCCGTCCGGCTCGCTGGTCGCCGACCGCAGTGGCCCGACCACCGGCTTCGCGCTGGCCAACCTGCAGGAGCGCGGCACGATGTTCGTGCCGCCCGGCACCGAGGTCTACGAGGGCATGGTCGTGGGTGAGAACTCCCGCAGCGACGACATGGACGTCAACGCCACCAAGGAGAAGAAGCTCACCAACATGCGCCAGTCGTCCTCGGACGTGCTGGTGCCCCTCATCCCGCACAAGGAGCTCTCGCTCGAGCAGGCGCTGGAGTTCTGCCGCGAGGACGAGTGCGTCGAGGTGACGCCCGCCAAGGTCCGCATCCGCAAGGTGCAGCTCAATGCCAACGACCGCCAGAAGAACCGCGGCCAGCGGGCGAAGGCGGCCCTGAGCTCGGAGTGA
- a CDS encoding YqgE/AlgH family protein — translation MTDLAAGRLLVATPLLGDPHFARTVVLLLQHDDEDGALGLVLDRETRTPVGEVLLGWGRLAVGSGHVHEGGPVQPEAAICLGRLVPGGSTGSFSELEGSPGLGTVDLDGDPDALPLEAVRVYAGYAGWSAGQLESEVDDGAWWVLDSLPGDALTPRPDRLREQVLRRQGPPLAFAAVLPDDPTLN, via the coding sequence GTGACGGACCTGGCGGCAGGCCGCCTGCTCGTCGCGACCCCGCTGCTCGGCGACCCTCACTTCGCACGCACCGTCGTCCTGCTGCTCCAGCACGACGACGAGGACGGCGCGCTCGGGCTGGTGCTCGACCGCGAGACCCGCACGCCCGTCGGCGAGGTGCTGCTCGGTTGGGGGCGCCTGGCCGTGGGCTCCGGTCACGTGCACGAGGGCGGGCCCGTCCAGCCGGAGGCCGCGATCTGCCTCGGGCGCCTCGTGCCGGGTGGCTCGACGGGGTCCTTCTCCGAGCTCGAGGGCAGCCCCGGTCTCGGCACGGTCGACCTCGACGGCGACCCCGACGCGCTGCCGCTCGAGGCGGTGCGGGTCTATGCCGGCTATGCCGGGTGGTCCGCGGGGCAGCTCGAGTCGGAGGTCGACGACGGCGCGTGGTGGGTGCTCGACAGCCTGCCCGGCGACGCGTTGACGCCGCGGCCGGACCGGCTCCGCGAGCAGGTGCTGCGCCGGCAGGGGCCGCCGCTCGCCTTCGCCGCAGTGCTGCCCGACGACCCGACCCTCAACTAG